The genomic DNA GGCGCGCTTCAGGAACACCGAACGCGTCACCGACGGCGTCGAGGGCCTGAAGGCCTACCGGCGCGAATACGACGACGAGAAGAAGACGTTCCGCGACATCCCGGTCAAGAACTGGGCCGAGCACTATGCGTCCGCCTTCCGCTATCTCGGGCTCGCCTGGCGGCAGGCAATCGTTGCGGCCACCAGGCCGGCCGGCGACAAGGGCGCCTATGTCGGCCAGGGGGACGGCACGATACGCACCCAGCAGACGGTCAAGGAGGCGGTCGACGCTATGGTTAGGCGGCGGCGCGCTCGGGCGAATTGAGCAATTTTCTGAAAGCACAGCAATTTTGTGAATGCCGCACGTGTGCAGCTTTTCAAGCGGCTTAGAGTTTCGCGGGTGTCACCCCGATCATTCCGCCAACGGTAGATTGGAGCAGCTATGCCGCGCGCTGGTGGTGTCTATTCAGCCCCTCCGGGCACCAAAGGCAGCCCGAACACGACGATCGAATCGGCGAAGTACAACGCGCTGGTTGACGATCTGGTGGCGGACGCGAACGCAGCCCGGCCTGTTACAGCCGGCGGCTCCGGATCGAGCACGGCTGTCGGCGCTGCGGACAACTTCAGTGCGGCGGGCGCTGACGTGGCATCGGCCGCGACTGTAAACCTGGCAAACACGACAGGTACGCTGGTCAATATCACAGGCACGGTCACGATTACGGCGCTGGGAACCCTCCCGGCCGGCGCCGAGCGGGATCTTGTGTTCGCCGCGTCGCTCACGCTGACGCACAACGCGACCAGCCTCATTCTTCCCGGCGGAGCGAACATCCAGACGGCGGCCGGCGACACGGCACGTATGCGTTCGCTCGGCGGTGGCAACTGGCGCTGCATGAGCTACCAGCGGGCGGCGACAGCTCCTCTGTCGAATACCTTCAACTCGCCTACGATTGTTACGCCGGCGCTGACGCTGAAGCAGAGCGCGGCACCCGCGCCAACGGCCGAGGGCGATATCCAGTGGGATACTGACGACAACGTCCTTGCCGTTGGTGACGGTGCTGCAACGCAGATTTTTGTCCCCATTCCGGCATCTACCGCGGCCGGCGACGTCGAATACTTCACGGGCGCGAAGGCGAAAGCTCGCTTGGCAAAAGGAACCGCCCTGCAAATCCTTCGAATGAACGCTGGCGCTACCGGCCCCGAATGGGGGCCGCCAATTGACTATGCAGGCGGCGCCGCTGCTCTGGCGGTCGGTGCGATCGGCACCTATGCGTTTCTGAAAACCGCAACAACGCTGAATCCCGGCGACACGATAGCGGGATCAAGCACCTCCTATTCAAACTCTGGCGGGACAACCAACGGGTCACCAACCGGCACGTGGCGGTGCATGGGCTATTCGATCAGCCCGCACGTCACTCTCTTCTTGAGGATCAGCTGAAGCGCCGCGCGAACTCATCGGCCGGGAGGTCGAAGGCGGTACGTTCCTTCTTGATCCGTTCGATTGGCCAATTCCACCATTGGATTTCAAGCAGGGCAGCAACCGTCTCATCAGAGAACCGGCGCTTGATCGGCTTCGCCGGATTGCCGCCGACAAGGGTGTAGGGGCCAACGTCTTTGGTGACGACGCTGCCGGCAGCGATGACCGCGCCATGTCCGATCTTCACGCCTGACAGTATGATGGCCCGAGATCCTACCCAGACGTCGTTACCGAGGACGATAGGGCCTTTCGAGGTCAGGTATTCAAGGTTTGTCTTGGTCTTGAAGGTGCGCGACTGGAAGGGAAATGTGGAAACGGTGTCGGTCCTGTGGTCGCCCTGGCAAAGGAACAACACTCCAGGCGCGATCGAGCAGAACGACCCAATTACGACAGGCGACCCCGCCGTAACATTGTAGAAATTCTGCTCGCTAATCCCGTGGCAATCGCGACCGACGGTCACATGCGCAGGTACCTTCAGCTTCGATCTGAGGATACTTTTCTCGCGCAGCCAAGCAGTCAGTTTCGACATTTTGAAGCACCCCCGTGATTCCACGTCAGCACTAGGTAAAACTCTCCCATTATTCAAGCGGCTTAGAGTTTCGCCATGCGCGCACACAGGATGGCACCGTTGCGAACGGAGCCGTCGATGGACCGAAACTTTGCGCGTGCGCTTGCCCTTGTCCTGCAGTCAGAAGGCCTGTGGTCGGATAACGCTGCCGACCCCGGCGGCGCAACGATGAAGGGCGTCACCCTCGCCAACTTCCGCCGCTACGTCAAAGCCGACGCGACCAAGGCTGATCTTCGCAAGATTAGCGACGAGCAGGTGGCGACGGTTTATCGCCGGTTCTATTGGGATGCAGTTGCGGGCGCCGAGCTGTCCGACGGCGTAGACTATGCCGTTTTCGATTTCGCGGTGAACAGCGGGCCAAGTCGGGCGGCGAAGTACCTTCAGGCGGCATGCGGCCCGAGTGTCGTGCAGGATGGTCGAATTGGCCCGGCAACCCTCGCCGCGGTGCGTGCCAAGCCTGCCGGCGTGCTCATCGACACCATTTGCGATGCTCGCCTGAAATTCCTCGAGCGTCTTCCGACTTGGGCGACCTTCGGGAAGGGCTGGCAGAAACGCGTAGTGGCCGTGCGCATCCAAGCAATGCTGATGGCCACGCCCGCGTCCGCTCAGCCTGTTCCGGCGGCCCCGGCACCTGCCACACCACCCGCGCCTGCCGCGCCGCCGGCTGCTCCTGCCTATGTGGAGCGTAATCCGTTCTGGGCCGCGCTCTTCGCCATCCTCAAAGCCATTTTCGGAAGGAAACCGGCATGAAGTGGTTCAACACGAATGCGCTTCACAACGTCCTCAATGCGCTGATCTTCATCATCACGTCTGGCGCGCTCGCCGGTTTCGACTGGACGATGTTCGGCCTCACCGATCATCGAGCGCTGCAGATCAGCGGTACGCTCGCGCTCGCCAAGCTCCTCATCAATGCTTTCCGCGATGGTCCGGCCGGCATGGTCGCGCCGCCGCCACCGGCAGAGGAGAAGTAACATGGTCGAGATTGCGACGGTCCTGCTTCAGCAACTCTGGCCATATGTGCTCGCCGGCCTCGTCGGGCTTGGCGCGCTCGGCACGGCCTATTTCAAGGGCAAGAGCAACGAGAAGGCCAAGCAGGCCGCCCGCGACCTCGCTGCTGCGCAGGATCGCCTGGAGATGAACCGTGAGGCCACCGACATCGAGCGCCAGACCGTCGGCATGACGGACGACCAGGCGCGAAAGGAGGCAGCGCCGTGGGTTCGACAGTGAGGCTGCTCCTGCTGCTTTGCCTTGCGCTTGCCGGCTGCGTCACGTCTGCGCCGGTCGACAACCCGCGCAAAGTCTGGTGCGACAACAACAAGCCGATGCGGCCGAGCGCCGCTGTTTTCGCTGTGATGACGCGACCCGATCTCGACGACATGAACACCCACAATGCTCGTGGGGTCAAATGGTGCGGCTGGAGGCCTTGATGCATGACTTTCTCGACTTCCTCGGCATCAAGGCACCAGTGCTGATTGCTGGCCTCTCAGGCGGCATCCTGCGGGCCTTGTCGCGCCATCGCTACAAGCTGCGGGAGATGTTCGCCTCGCCGATCTGCGGCGCTTTGGCCGCCGCCTATCTGACGCTGCCCGCCGTGAGCTATTCCCGCGCGATCGGCTTTCCCCTTCCGGACCTTACCGACGACACCACCACGCTTGCCGCTGCATTTCTGATCGGCGTCTCAGCCATGTGGATCTCGGATATCTTGTTCGAGTTCATCGTCCGGAAGTTCAAGCCGGCTCCGGAAGAGTGAACCCGATGACTGATCGAAAGTGTGCTGATATGAAAAGAGCATGGGGTTTATCGATCAACTTAAGGCTGTTTGGCCGCTCGTGACACAGGCGCCATGGGGGTTTGCGCCGGTAGCGTTTGCCATCCTCGCTTCAGGATGGGCAGTCGGGCGCTTCATGTACAGCCAGCGTATAGCGATCCTGAAGGAGCGTATCGAGGCCTACAAGGAGAAGCTTGACGGAGCTTCACCGGAAGAAGCTCACGCGAGAGTCGAGAGGCTAGAGGCCCGAATTCGAGATTTGGAACACGACCCTCGACTATTCTCGCCAGACCAACTTGCCAAGATAGCCGCTGTGCTCAAACGGCATAAGCCTGGAGCGGTAATTGTATCGCGTGATGGGTCCAGTCTCCTATGCGGAAAGGTGCAAACGCAAATGAGGAAACTGTTCGAACAGCACGGATGGGCAGTACGTCATTGGGCTACGATGGGAAGCGACAACCTGCCAGCAAGCGGCCTTACAATCTATGGCAACACCGGCGACACAGAAACCGACGACGAACTAGTCGTTCGGGAGGCGTTGCAGGCTGCCGGGATCGAGTTTGAACTTAGGCGCCAACGCTCGACCGACAAGGAACCGCAACTAGTGTTCAGCGATATCGACTAGCGCTCAGGTCGTGACGTGACGAGACTACCGCCTACCGTTTCGAGTGCCATTTCCAAGTGGATTTTCAAGTTTGACCTCACGGACTTGGACGAGGCCTATGCTGGCGCTCTGCAAGGGCTCCAGCATCGTGAAGATGAAGTTGAAACAATGGTTCGTAGTCAACTTGGCCTTGGCCCTTACGACGAATTTCCAGAAGCAAATCTCGACGATCCGGATGATCCCGTTGGGCAGCTCTATGAACGCGCGGGCGAGGATAGTGCCCAGGCGCAGCGTGGATCGCATCTTGTTCGGAAGGCGTTCTTGATTGCGCTGTTCCATCTTTGGGAGCGTCACAAGAAGCCGCGGATCTCAAAAGAATCAAGGGCAGCGGCGGATCGCAGCCGATTGAACGCCCTCCTGGATCAGCTCGAATTGGCCGCGAACTGCGCGAAGCATCCGCCTGGAAGGTCTGCCAAAGGGATATACGAGAAACGTCCTGACCTTTTTCCTCGGGCCGCCACTGTGAAGCAAGCGAGTGAGCGCACACTTGTCATTACGCCTGATGTGTTGAACGAGTTTTTTGAGGCTGTCTGGGCAACCGTCGAATAGCTGGCCTGGGATGAAAGTCTAGCATTCCAAGCGGCTTAGAATTTCGCATTCGCCGCCACCATCCTGCCCGCCATGGCAAAGGCGGACAAGCGCACCCCAGATCAGCAGAAGCAGGGCGCGGCTCTTCGTGAGGAAGGGTCGAAGTGGCTTGCGCGCGTCGAGGCAGCCGGCAAGCTCGAAAAGCAGTGGATGGACGACGCCGAAAAGGCGGTGAAGGCTTACACCGGTGAAACCAAGTCGGATGACCTGAGCACGTCTGCCACGCTCGGCAACACCTACGACTTCAACATCCTCTTCGCCAACGTCGAGACCATCGTTCCGGCGATCATCAACAGCCCGCCGGCGCCTGACATACGCCGCCGCTTCGCCGACGAGGATCCGGCCGCAAAGGATGTCGCCGAGCTGATCGAGCGCGCCATTCGCAAGCAGGTGGATGATTCCAAGCTGCAGGTCGAACTGGAAGGCGAGGCGCAAGACGGCTTCCTGGCCGGTCGCGGTATCATCCGCCTTCGCTTCAAGAGCGACATCGTAAAGGACGAGACGACCAATGCGGAACTTGAGCGAGCGAGCGCAGCCGTTGACGGTGGAGCAAGTTCTGGCGCTGCAACGGCTGGCGACGACGCTGAAGGCGGGGACGACTATTCGGCGCCATCTGACGCATCTGCTGCGGTCAGCCCGGGCGAACGGCTCGCGAACGAGTGCATCGAGTTCGAGGCCGTAAGCTGGCGAGACTACCGGCACGGCCCGGCGAAGCGTTGGAAAGACCGGCCATGGGACGCATTCCGCTTTGTCGTGCAGCGCGAAGATGAAGACGCGGTGTTCGACGCCGGCCTGATCAGCATCCAGACGAACGACGCCGAGAAGAAGGCGCGCGGCGAAAGCGACAGCGACCTGACCGGATGGGAAATCTGGGACAAGGGCAGCCGCAAGGTCGTCTTCATTGACGACAACGGCGTGGTGCTGAAGAAGGTCGACGACCCGCTTGGGCTGACAGATTTCTTCTGTATTCCGGCGCCCGTGCAGCCGATCGAACTCACCGGCCGGCTGATGCCGGTCAATCCGTTTTCGATCTACAGCAGGCTCGCCGATGAGCTGGACCTGACCACCAAGCGCATCGGCGTCATCACTCGCCACATGAAGGTCAAGGGCTGGTATTCCGGCGACGCTGGCGACATCGCCAACATGCTGGCGGCCGACGACACCGAATTCGTGCCGATCGGCAATGCGGACATCTGGGCAGCCAATGGCGGCCTGTCTGGCGCAGTCGCCTTCTGGCCGGTCGAGAAGTTCATTTTGGTGCTGCGGGAGCTGTACGGCGCCCGCGAACAAACCAAGCAGGCCATCTACGAGATCACCGGCATATCGGACATCGTCCGCGGCGCCTCGCAGGCCAGCGAGACGGCCACGGCGCAAAACATCAAAACGCAATGGGGCTCGCTGCGCATTCAGAAGATGCAGCGCATGATGGAGCGGTGCGCCCGCGACATCTTCGTGATGATGGCCGAAATCATCCCTGGGAAATTCTCGCATGAGACGCTGCAGCAGATGACCGGCGTGCAGATCCTGCCGACGCAGCAAGACCTGACGCCTATCCAGCCACCGCCAGCGCCGCCGCCCGGCGCACAAGTACCGCCCGAGCAGCAGAAGCAGGTTCAGCAGGCCATGCAGGCGGCACAGGAGGCCGAACAGCAGCGGCAGGCGAAGCTGGCCAAGCTTCAGTCTATCCAGCAGCTTCTGACGCAGCGCCTGGCGATGATGTACCGCATCGACGTCGAGAGCGATTCGACGGTCAAGGCTGACCTGACCCGGCAGAAGGCAGAGACGGCCGAGTTCATGCAGGCGGCCGGCGCTTATTGGGCCGCCGTCGGTCCGCTCATCCAGCAGGGCGAGATGTCGAAGGAAGTGGCGATTGAAATCTTCGCCGCGAACGCACGCCTGTTCAACCTCGGCAAGTCGGTCGAGGACGTTCTGGAAAAGATGGTGACCGATGCCAAGGCGCAAGCCGGCCAGCCTCCGCCCCCGAGTGCCGAACAACAAAAAGCTCAGGCGGACGCGAAGGCGCGAGAAGCGGACACGGCGGCAAAAGCTGCTGATGCGAAAATCAAGCAGGACGCAGCCGCGCAAGACATGCAGTTCAAGCGCGAAGAGCACGATATGACGATGGCCGAGAAGCGCCTCGACCTTCAGTCGAAGCGTCAGGCCGCGCGCATCGACCAGAACCAGATGCTGCTTGCCAACGGCATCGTACCGCCGCCCGATCCCGAACAGATCGACGGCCAGGCAGTGCTGAAAGAGATGGCTGCGCAGCGCGACATGTTCGGCCAGGCGCTCGCTGCGCTCATCAATGAGCTTTCGAAGCCCAAGCAGATCGTCAGGGACGCGCAAGGCCGTGCCGTGACGGCTGTTCCGATGCAGACCCCGCAACATATCCCAGGAGCCCCGGCAAATGGCTACAACCAGTGAAATCGACGTCGGTATGAACGCCATCGCGCAGCGTTTGTACGATCAGCGCCAGGTGATGCTGAAGGTCAAGCAGAACGCCACGGGCGCCTCTGCTTCTCTCGCGGCTATACCAACCGACTTCGCGGCTGTGATCTCGGCCGTTCAGGCCTTCGGCACGACCGACCCTTACGAGGCAGCGGTGAAGGCAAAGCTTGCGAAGCTCACGACGGAATACAACGCTCTGAAAACCGTCGCCGATGCTGTCGCCGGGGCGAATCTCGGCTGATGACAGCGATTGCCGCAGGCATCGGGCACAATGGCGGCCCACCTCTCGTCGGGTGGGCGCTCAAGCCACGCTTGCACCTGCCGAAATTCGATCCGTGGCGTATCCTGCGACCGCTCAAGATGTTCGACGGGCAGTTCTACCCGGCCCAACGCATTCATATGGGCGGCTACGGGGAAAATCATCTCCCCGTTAAGATAGTCAGGTTGCTCCCGACTACCCCACAAACAGACGTAACTGATCTGGGCTCCTACACGTTCTCAGTCGACATTGGGTCGGCTTACGCGGGTAGGTATTTTGTTGTCGGGGCGCTCAGTCAAGCCGCGGCTTCCGGGTCGCCGCAATGGGCGACATGCTCCATCGCCGGTCAAAGCACTCCTCTATTTCTGACATCTGCTTCAGACCTCAGCGCCGCTATTTTCGGTGGTTACATTCCCTCCGGTTCAGGGTCACAAAGCATTGTTATAGCCAGTGCGGGCGGTGTGTTTACCGCCGCAACGGTTTACGTGTGGGAAGTTCAGAACGTAAAATTCGGACTGACTTTCACCAACACGGCTACACAAGCGACTAGCACGTCAGCCACCATATCGACGACGGTAGATGTGAGGGCCGGTGGTGCGGCTTTCGGCGTGCTGACCGACAATGCTATTGCTCTTACCTATACCTGGACCGGTCTAACGGAGAACAGCGATCCGTCGGCGTCCCACATAGGAACGGTAGCGTCAAAGTCCTTCATTTCGGCTCAGAGTGGGCTTACCGTTTCGGCTGCGCCGTCTGGCAGCACCGTACGACGCCTGCTTGTCGCGGCGGTAAGGTGAGCTAATGAGGATACCCAGCGGCAAAATTGACCAGAACATATACTTCGTGGCTGTTGACAGCTCTGATCTGGTAACCCGCAAGACTGGCCTGACCTTGTTCACGGTCTATCGTAGCCGCAATGGTGGCGCAGCGACCGTCTACACTACGCCGACCATCACCGAACTGTCGGCCGCGAACATGCCCGGCGTCTATTCGCTGCTGATCGACGAGGACACGACCATCGCGTCGACATCAGATGCTGAAGAGCAGGTGTTGCACATCACACAGGCCAGCATGGCTCCGGTGACCCGGGTCATTGAGCTTTTCCGTCGGGACACCACGACGGGTCGTACCGCCACGGTCGACGCGAATGGCCGCGTAGATATTGGAAGCATCGGCGGTACGGCGCAGACTGCCCGTGATATTGGGGCAAGCGTGCTCATTTCGTCCGGCACCGGCACCGGCCAGTTGAGTGTCACGGCCGGCGTTGTGTCAGCGAACACCACGCAGATCGCCGGTTCGGCGGTGAACACAGCCAGCGCGCAGATCGGCGTCAACGTCGTCTCGGCGGCTGGCACGGCATGGAACTCTGGTGCGATCACCAGCAACACCTTCGCGGCCGGCGCGATCACCGCAGCGAAGTTTGCTGCAAACGCCCTCGACGCCGTTTGGTCGACCGCGACCCGGGTGCTGACCGCCGGCACCAATATCGTGCTTGCGAAAGGAACGGGCATCACCGGCTTCAACGATCTGGACGCGCCGGGCGTTCGGACC from Mesorhizobium sp. M1E.F.Ca.ET.045.02.1.1 includes the following:
- a CDS encoding CatB-related O-acetyltransferase, which codes for MSKLTAWLREKSILRSKLKVPAHVTVGRDCHGISEQNFYNVTAGSPVVIGSFCSIAPGVLFLCQGDHRTDTVSTFPFQSRTFKTKTNLEYLTSKGPIVLGNDVWVGSRAIILSGVKIGHGAVIAAGSVVTKDVGPYTLVGGNPAKPIKRRFSDETVAALLEIQWWNWPIERIKKERTAFDLPADEFARRFS
- a CDS encoding glycosyl hydrolase 108 family protein, translating into MDRNFARALALVLQSEGLWSDNAADPGGATMKGVTLANFRRYVKADATKADLRKISDEQVATVYRRFYWDAVAGAELSDGVDYAVFDFAVNSGPSRAAKYLQAACGPSVVQDGRIGPATLAAVRAKPAGVLIDTICDARLKFLERLPTWATFGKGWQKRVVAVRIQAMLMATPASAQPVPAAPAPATPPAPAAPPAAPAYVERNPFWAALFAILKAIFGRKPA